From Methanosarcina lacustris Z-7289, one genomic window encodes:
- a CDS encoding vWA domain-containing protein, which translates to MQDLKSSKRELEDLSGSNRTLAFDQAFNPSTILNIELREFLATPRKVPHRLREEIAEVLIYDIFSGKGYEIKDEKRFMETFGVFYPIFLSMKNQQVWEEIKILAGSNRMAGVFILKSLLEELFTLLDDYEKVEQDLFKKSPRGLEKTLKTLKELISKTQAVWERNRLERTESLKYSDWQKNLNELQDREKEDKNNQRAEENHKDNFNQNEGDRTEDYQDKESENTAASERLASMTREFMFSEKAGEAVDSVIGERIAAKLEELIPVLEDHLEMLEVLSMLFPGRMWDYSLQALHREYFDNLEKYAAILRKSSDLHEILEKVGRIELEYGSKKLQLSPHSRSEVHSITFSGDIQSLLPVEAVKLKNPVLKLKFYADMLEEKLLTYQLRGKNWNSNSAGKKRKGPVVALVDTSASMRGAPEILAKAVVLAITRRMLRENRDVKVILFSSKWQTVEIELTDKKRMGKEFLDFLKYTFGGGTDFNTALRSGLKAVKEEKTFQGADLLFLTDGVSELSEKPLIREWNEIKAERKARIFSLIIGNYDAGGLDQVSDHTYIIPDAGNWQVEESPARFIKAVSRPERMF; encoded by the coding sequence ATGCAGGACCTGAAAAGTTCAAAACGGGAGTTAGAAGATCTTTCCGGATCAAACCGGACGTTAGCTTTTGATCAGGCGTTTAATCCCTCTACCATATTGAATATAGAACTACGGGAATTTCTGGCAACTCCCCGAAAAGTGCCTCACAGGCTCAGAGAAGAGATTGCAGAAGTCCTCATTTATGACATTTTCTCAGGAAAAGGCTACGAGATAAAGGACGAAAAACGCTTTATGGAAACATTTGGGGTTTTTTATCCGATATTTCTTAGCATGAAAAACCAGCAGGTCTGGGAAGAAATAAAAATCCTTGCAGGATCGAACCGTATGGCAGGGGTTTTTATCCTGAAAAGTCTGCTGGAAGAACTGTTTACACTTCTTGATGATTACGAAAAAGTAGAACAGGACCTGTTCAAAAAATCTCCGAGAGGGCTGGAAAAAACTCTGAAAACCCTGAAAGAGCTGATCAGTAAAACTCAAGCTGTATGGGAACGGAACAGGCTGGAAAGGACTGAAAGCCTGAAATATTCTGACTGGCAGAAAAATTTGAACGAATTGCAGGACAGAGAGAAAGAAGACAAGAATAATCAGAGAGCAGAAGAAAATCATAAGGACAATTTTAATCAAAATGAGGGCGATAGGACAGAGGATTATCAGGACAAGGAGTCTGAAAACACGGCAGCGTCGGAAAGACTCGCCTCAATGACCCGCGAATTCATGTTCAGTGAAAAGGCTGGAGAAGCAGTTGACTCCGTGATAGGGGAAAGGATAGCTGCAAAGCTTGAGGAGCTGATCCCTGTCCTCGAAGACCACTTAGAAATGCTTGAGGTCCTCTCCATGCTCTTTCCGGGAAGGATGTGGGACTATTCCTTACAGGCTCTGCACAGGGAATACTTTGACAACCTTGAAAAGTATGCAGCAATCCTCAGGAAAAGTTCTGACTTGCATGAGATTCTCGAAAAGGTAGGCAGAATTGAGCTTGAGTACGGCTCAAAGAAACTGCAATTATCCCCGCACAGCAGAAGTGAAGTGCACTCAATTACCTTTTCAGGCGATATCCAGAGCCTGCTTCCGGTAGAAGCCGTAAAACTCAAAAACCCCGTCCTGAAGCTCAAGTTCTATGCTGACATGCTCGAAGAAAAGCTCCTTACATACCAGCTCAGAGGGAAAAACTGGAACTCGAACTCCGCAGGAAAAAAGAGAAAAGGACCTGTTGTTGCTCTGGTTGATACCTCTGCTTCCATGCGGGGAGCCCCTGAAATTCTTGCAAAAGCCGTGGTCCTGGCAATTACGAGGAGGATGTTAAGAGAAAACAGGGATGTCAAAGTAATTCTTTTCTCATCGAAATGGCAGACGGTTGAGATCGAGCTTACGGATAAAAAACGCATGGGAAAAGAGTTTCTGGACTTTCTCAAATATACTTTCGGGGGCGGGACAGATTTCAACACAGCACTCCGCTCAGGGCTCAAAGCAGTAAAAGAAGAAAAGACCTTTCAGGGAGCAGACCTCCTTTTCCTGACCGATGGAGTCTCCGAGCTTTCGGAAAAACCCCTTATCAGGGAATGGAATGAAATAAAAGCCGAAAGAAAAGCCCGCATCTTTTCCCTGATAATAGGAAACTATGATGCAGGAGGGCTGGACCAGGTCTCAGACCATACCTATATTATCCCGGATGCCGGAAACTGGCAGGTCGAGGAAAGCCCTGCAAGGTTTATAAAAGCAGTCAGCAGACCTGAAAGGATGTTTTAA
- a CDS encoding CDP-alcohol phosphatidyltransferase family protein: protein MTFNALRPVASKVIDPLADFFIRYEVSPDTISIVSLICAFFAGLSFYYSPLYNELTLLAGILVVFNSLFDALDGVIARKSNRATPRGDFLDHVIDRYSDVFIICSIFFAGYVSWQIGVAAIVGVLLTSYLGTQAQALNLGRYYGGIMGRADRLVVIILAAFTNSLYPASIAGFTILGWAVVLIAVTSHITAIQRIIYIWKRLD, encoded by the coding sequence ATGACGTTTAATGCCCTGAGACCCGTTGCCTCGAAAGTTATTGACCCGCTGGCAGATTTTTTCATAAGATATGAGGTCTCACCTGATACGATTTCCATAGTTTCCCTTATCTGTGCTTTCTTTGCGGGACTCAGTTTTTATTATTCTCCTTTATATAATGAACTTACCCTATTAGCAGGCATTCTGGTAGTGTTTAACTCGCTTTTTGATGCCCTGGATGGGGTAATCGCACGCAAATCCAACAGGGCAACCCCGAGGGGAGATTTCCTCGACCACGTAATCGACCGCTATTCGGACGTGTTTATTATCTGCAGCATTTTTTTTGCAGGGTATGTGTCCTGGCAGATAGGGGTTGCGGCAATCGTGGGCGTGCTTCTTACGAGTTATCTCGGGACTCAGGCTCAGGCACTCAATCTCGGAAGGTATTACGGAGGGATCATGGGCAGGGCTGACCGCCTTGTAGTCATTATCCTTGCCGCTTTCACCAATTCGCTTTATCCAGCTTCGATTGCAGGCTTTACAATCCTGGGCTGGGCGGTTGTCCTGATTGCTGTGACCAGCCATATTACTGCAATCCAGCGGATTATTTATATCTGGAAAAGGCTGGACTGA
- a CDS encoding archease — translation MPSQEKKYEYLDHTADVKFRAYGNTLEEVFENAALAMFNVIIDTEKVSGEMAIDVFLKSPDLESLLVDWLSELLYIFEVDEIVFWKFRVEEIRKEEGEYSIKSLASGEKYYPGSHPFETEIKAVTYNQLELEKIAEGWKAQVVVDI, via the coding sequence ATGCCGTCTCAAGAAAAAAAGTATGAGTATCTGGACCACACTGCAGATGTAAAGTTCCGGGCTTATGGAAATACTCTGGAAGAGGTATTTGAAAACGCAGCTCTTGCTATGTTCAATGTTATAATTGACACCGAAAAGGTTTCAGGAGAGATGGCAATAGATGTTTTCCTTAAGTCCCCTGATCTGGAATCTCTGCTTGTGGACTGGCTTTCTGAGCTTTTATATATTTTTGAGGTCGATGAGATTGTTTTCTGGAAGTTCCGGGTAGAGGAAATCCGGAAAGAAGAAGGCGAGTACTCAATAAAATCCCTGGCATCAGGTGAAAAATACTATCCTGGAAGCCACCCCTTTGAAACTGAAATTAAGGCTGTCACTTATAATCAGCTGGAACTCGAGAAGATTGCCGAAGGCTGGAAGGCTCAGGTTGTTGTTGATATTTAA
- a CDS encoding RtcB family protein, which yields MVESEDTGTEELGTERVHRDIKSMVRKLSDNQWEIPIGHIPNMRVPGRLFVSENLLGGIDPDTIDQIANVATLPGIQKYSMAMPDAHLGYGFAIGGVAAFDAEEGVISPGGVGFDINCGVRLIRTNLQKEEVVPKIKTLVDELFKNVPSGVGSKSRFRASDRELDSAFLEGAKWAVEAGYGVKADVEHCEGNGCLEGADLSHVSTKARARGKPQIGTLGSGNHFLEVQYVDKIYDREAASAFGLEEGQVTVMVHCGSRGAGHQICTDHLKELSQAVKKYGIEIPDKQLACAPAQSREAQNYFKAMLCAANYAWANRQMITHWTRESFEKVFSRDADDMGMSLLYDVAHNVAKLEEHNIDGRKKEVYVHRKGATRAFPAGHPEVPAAYRDVGQPVLIPGSMGTPSFILCGAKEAMDVSFGSACHGAGRIMSRVQAKKEFQGQSIKDDLEAQGITVRATHPSVIAEEAPGVYKSSSEVVNVVHELGIARKVARVIPIGVAKG from the coding sequence ATGGTAGAAAGTGAAGATACCGGTACTGAGGAATTGGGTACAGAAAGAGTACACAGAGACATAAAGAGCATGGTCCGGAAGCTGTCCGATAATCAATGGGAAATCCCGATAGGGCACATTCCTAATATGCGGGTTCCAGGACGCCTGTTTGTATCCGAAAATTTGCTTGGAGGCATCGATCCAGATACCATCGACCAGATTGCAAACGTGGCAACTCTTCCTGGCATTCAGAAATATTCCATGGCAATGCCTGATGCCCACCTCGGCTATGGGTTTGCTATAGGAGGCGTTGCAGCTTTTGATGCGGAGGAAGGAGTTATCAGCCCCGGTGGAGTGGGTTTTGATATCAACTGCGGGGTACGGTTAATCCGCACAAACCTCCAGAAGGAGGAGGTAGTTCCGAAAATAAAAACGCTGGTCGACGAGCTATTTAAGAATGTACCTTCAGGTGTTGGGTCTAAAAGCCGGTTCAGAGCTTCTGACCGGGAACTGGACAGTGCGTTTCTTGAAGGTGCAAAATGGGCAGTAGAAGCAGGGTATGGTGTGAAAGCGGACGTGGAACACTGTGAGGGGAACGGCTGCCTGGAAGGAGCAGATCTTTCTCATGTGAGCACAAAGGCAAGAGCTCGCGGAAAACCTCAGATAGGAACTCTCGGAAGCGGTAACCACTTCCTTGAAGTCCAGTATGTGGACAAGATTTATGACAGGGAAGCGGCTTCAGCCTTTGGGCTTGAAGAAGGCCAGGTTACGGTAATGGTCCACTGTGGGTCAAGAGGTGCAGGGCATCAGATCTGCACGGACCATCTAAAAGAACTCTCTCAGGCTGTGAAAAAGTACGGGATTGAAATTCCGGACAAGCAGCTTGCATGTGCTCCGGCTCAGTCAAGGGAAGCACAGAACTATTTCAAAGCTATGCTCTGCGCTGCAAACTATGCCTGGGCAAACAGGCAGATGATCACTCACTGGACACGTGAGTCTTTTGAAAAGGTATTTAGCAGGGATGCTGACGACATGGGGATGAGCCTCCTGTATGACGTTGCTCATAACGTAGCAAAACTGGAAGAACATAACATAGACGGTAGGAAAAAAGAGGTTTACGTGCACAGAAAAGGGGCAACAAGAGCATTTCCCGCCGGACACCCGGAAGTTCCAGCCGCATACAGGGATGTGGGACAGCCGGTTTTAATTCCCGGAAGTATGGGAACGCCTTCTTTCATACTCTGCGGTGCAAAAGAGGCTATGGACGTTTCTTTCGGCAGTGCCTGCCATGGAGCCGGAAGGATTATGAGCAGGGTACAAGCAAAGAAAGAGTTCCAGGGGCAAAGCATAAAAGATGACCTTGAAGCCCAAGGAATCACTGTAAGGGCAACTCACCCTTCTGTAATTGCAGAAGAAGCTCCTGGCGTGTACAAGTCCAGCAGTGAGGTCGTAAATGTCGTGCATGAGCTTGGTATTGCCCGTAAGGTTGCAAGAGTTATCCCGATAGGGGTCGCAAAAGGTTAA
- a CDS encoding AAA family ATPase — translation MKVLDLKNTILNIKQEFSGYFKERDAEINGSLLALLSGEHVLLLGPPGTAKTLLANKICETIEGGNFFHYLLTRFSTPEEVFGPLSLKALENDEFSRRVEGYLPTAHIALLDEIFKANSSILNSLLTVLNERKYYNGKEVLDVPLFSVFGASNELPEEDESLEALYDRFLFRYSVDYIQHEENLEALIFENTEDFLPSTKLSIEDLRGIQKKARDMRVDPEVRAIIRGLRRELKNSKIFISDRRWKKIINVLRVASAVNGHITVNRMTVVLLQHMLWDLPEQKETIRKLILDRVVSGGTDTGKLKQNVLDLRNSVYICLQQELPDPVACNKCFEEEKKTTSGMRTSRFTGVKAPKSLTFNNALDFLRHHTEFPTHTYSFGLEYSNINGAMSFEAVAEHFRLKYGFEFKLSLDYGDKKLYEKEYENLEERLNYFRKQVQEEEKALEETLRENIWVSGQDSKEIMIKYRSKNTDIYEIASHLKEIRVLLEKQKIFDVELEKAEIA, via the coding sequence ATGAAAGTTCTTGATTTAAAAAATACTATCCTCAATATTAAACAGGAATTCTCTGGCTACTTTAAAGAACGAGATGCTGAAATCAACGGTTCTCTTCTTGCACTGCTCTCGGGAGAACACGTTCTTTTGCTGGGTCCTCCGGGAACTGCAAAAACCCTGCTTGCAAACAAAATCTGCGAAACTATCGAGGGGGGGAACTTTTTCCATTACCTTCTTACTCGTTTTTCCACTCCGGAAGAAGTATTTGGACCGCTTTCTCTAAAAGCGCTTGAGAATGACGAATTCAGCCGGAGGGTAGAAGGCTACCTGCCAACTGCACATATCGCCCTTCTTGACGAAATTTTCAAGGCGAACAGCTCTATCTTAAACAGCCTTCTGACAGTTCTGAACGAGAGGAAATACTATAATGGCAAGGAAGTCCTGGACGTTCCTCTCTTTTCCGTTTTTGGGGCTTCCAACGAACTTCCCGAAGAAGACGAAAGCCTTGAAGCCCTTTACGACAGGTTCCTTTTCAGGTATAGTGTGGACTATATCCAGCATGAAGAAAACCTTGAAGCCCTCATTTTCGAAAATACAGAAGATTTCCTGCCTTCAACGAAACTCTCGATTGAAGATCTAAGGGGTATCCAGAAAAAAGCAAGGGATATGCGGGTAGACCCAGAGGTCCGGGCAATTATTAGAGGGCTGAGACGAGAGCTTAAAAACTCCAAGATCTTCATTTCGGACAGGCGCTGGAAAAAGATTATAAATGTGCTCAGGGTCGCTTCAGCCGTAAACGGGCACATAACCGTAAACAGGATGACTGTTGTCCTGCTCCAGCACATGCTCTGGGATCTCCCTGAACAGAAGGAAACGATCAGGAAACTTATCCTGGATAGAGTTGTCTCCGGGGGCACTGATACCGGAAAACTCAAACAGAATGTACTTGATCTTCGAAATTCCGTCTACATCTGCCTGCAGCAGGAACTTCCGGACCCCGTAGCCTGCAATAAGTGCTTTGAAGAAGAGAAAAAGACGACCAGTGGCATGAGGACTTCCAGGTTTACGGGGGTGAAAGCCCCAAAGAGTCTCACATTCAATAATGCCCTTGATTTTTTAAGGCACCATACCGAATTTCCGACCCACACCTACAGTTTCGGGCTTGAGTACAGTAACATTAATGGGGCTATGAGCTTCGAAGCCGTGGCAGAGCATTTCCGCCTGAAATACGGTTTTGAGTTCAAGCTCAGCCTGGACTACGGAGACAAGAAGCTCTACGAAAAAGAGTACGAAAACCTTGAGGAAAGGCTAAACTACTTCAGAAAGCAGGTGCAGGAAGAAGAAAAAGCCCTTGAGGAAACCCTCAGGGAAAATATCTGGGTTTCCGGGCAGGACAGCAAGGAAATCATGATAAAGTACCGCTCCAAAAATACGGATATTTACGAGATCGCAAGTCATCTCAAAGAAATCCGGGTTTTGCTAGAAAAACAGAAGATATTTGATGTGGAACTCGAAAAAGCAGAAATAGCCTGA
- a CDS encoding HesA/MoeB/ThiF family protein → MNDFEREKYSRQILLFGEEGQEKLKNAKVLVAGAGGLGSPISTYLAIAGVGKIILADFDSVDLSNLNRQFLHHEKDIGRAKVESAKEKLLSMNPGIEVETIGEMLTESNIESLIPECDIIVDALDNLETRHLLNRLAVKRRIPLIHGAVTGYDGQVTTIIPGKTPCFYCIFPRISRKEVFPILGTTSGIIGSIQANEAIKFLTGKGKLLESRLLFWNGLSGNFSEISLSKLNNCPVCGYLNESNENK, encoded by the coding sequence ATGAATGATTTTGAGCGTGAAAAATACAGCCGACAGATCCTCCTTTTCGGGGAAGAGGGACAGGAAAAGTTGAAGAATGCGAAGGTACTGGTTGCCGGTGCAGGCGGACTCGGAAGCCCGATTTCCACATATCTTGCGATAGCCGGGGTCGGGAAAATAATTCTTGCAGATTTTGATTCGGTGGATCTCAGTAATCTGAACAGGCAGTTTCTCCACCATGAGAAGGATATTGGGAGAGCTAAGGTAGAATCTGCAAAGGAAAAGCTTCTTTCTATGAATCCCGGAATCGAGGTTGAAACCATTGGGGAAATGCTTACCGAATCAAACATTGAATCCCTGATTCCTGAATGTGATATTATTGTCGATGCCCTTGATAACCTCGAAACGAGACATCTACTCAACAGGCTTGCCGTAAAAAGGAGAATTCCTTTAATACATGGAGCTGTGACGGGTTATGATGGTCAGGTCACAACAATAATTCCTGGAAAAACCCCCTGTTTTTACTGCATTTTCCCGCGAATTTCCAGAAAGGAAGTTTTCCCGATCCTTGGAACAACTTCGGGTATTATCGGCTCAATTCAGGCAAATGAAGCAATTAAGTTTCTTACTGGAAAAGGAAAGCTTCTGGAAAGCCGACTTTTATTCTGGAACGGGCTTTCAGGAAATTTCAGTGAAATCTCTCTCTCAAAGCTAAATAATTGTCCGGTTTGCGGATATCTTAATGAATCAAATGAAAATAAATGA
- the acnA gene encoding aconitate hydratase AcnA yields the protein MREGLDPFGVRDSIETTAGKATIYRLGKLEEKGFERISLLPYSIRILLESLLRHADTHTNIITAEDIESLARWSPENINERDIPFIPSRVIMQDFTGVPAVVDLAALRSAMERLGGDPAKINPVIPADLVIDHSVQVDSYGTSYSLEENEKKEFERNGERYTVLRWAQKAFDNFRVVPPGRGIIHQVNLEYLTPLVHLKETDGELFAFPDTLVGTDSHTTMINGIGVLGWGVGGIEAEAVMLGQPYYMPVPEVVGFKLYGKPGPGVTATDLVLTITKMLRKHGVVGKFVEFYGPGLTSLSLPDRATISNMAPEYGATLGIFPPDMETLNYLRRTGRSDEQVDLVKKYLEAQDLLYSIHKPEPLFSSTIDLDMGTVKPCLAGPKRPQDQLFLNEVSENFRETMRQTFITKKDGGVELARDSAYLRWLGEGGAPVEESEALGKEDATKVDSNEGDFRVTHGSVVIAAITSCTNTSNPSVLIGAGLLAKKAVERGLRVKPFVKTSLSPGSRVATEYLGAAGLLPYLEALGFHQVGYGCTTCIGNSGPLPEHVAKEIEEKDLTVAAVLSGNRNFEGRINPHVKANYLASPPLVVAYAIAGTVNINFETDPLAYDPNGLPVYLRDIWPGDEEIRESEKNSVKPSMFKKEYSGVLEGAKLWKELDVPEGTLYAWSPTSTYIQEPPYFVDFPLTLPPLGDIQNARVLALFGDSITTDHISPAGDIPADGPAGRYLISWGVDRKDFNSYGSRRGNHEVMMRGTFANIRLRNRLVTREGGWTVYHLKGEDFPPESVEGIPIYDASLLYAENNVPLIVLAGKEYGTGSSRDWAAKGTFLLGVKAVIAESFERIHRSNLVGMGVLPLQFKDRENADTLGLTGKESYDILGIEKMEPHGELTVRTKDDKGRETEFKVALRLDSAVEIEYYKNGGILHKFLRDSVTKK from the coding sequence ATGAGAGAAGGCCTGGACCCCTTTGGGGTAAGAGATAGCATCGAAACAACTGCCGGAAAAGCTACGATTTACAGACTGGGTAAACTGGAAGAAAAGGGCTTTGAAAGGATTTCCCTGCTCCCCTACTCTATAAGGATCCTGCTGGAATCCCTGCTTCGGCATGCAGACACTCATACAAATATAATAACTGCAGAAGATATAGAATCCCTTGCCCGCTGGAGCCCTGAAAATATAAACGAGAGGGACATTCCATTTATTCCTTCAAGGGTAATCATGCAGGACTTCACAGGTGTCCCTGCGGTAGTTGACCTGGCAGCCCTCCGCTCGGCAATGGAGCGCCTTGGAGGAGACCCTGCTAAAATTAATCCTGTAATTCCTGCTGACCTGGTCATTGACCACTCGGTTCAGGTTGATTCCTACGGAACCTCATATTCCCTTGAGGAAAATGAGAAAAAAGAGTTTGAACGCAACGGGGAACGTTATACCGTCCTCCGCTGGGCACAGAAAGCCTTTGATAATTTCAGGGTCGTGCCCCCTGGAAGAGGGATCATCCACCAGGTGAACCTTGAGTACCTGACCCCCCTCGTGCACCTGAAAGAGACAGATGGCGAGTTATTTGCGTTCCCTGACACCCTCGTCGGGACTGACTCCCATACCACAATGATCAACGGGATAGGCGTGCTCGGCTGGGGAGTAGGCGGCATAGAAGCCGAAGCCGTAATGCTCGGGCAGCCTTACTATATGCCCGTTCCTGAGGTTGTGGGCTTCAAACTCTATGGAAAACCGGGACCTGGAGTTACTGCCACAGATCTCGTTCTTACGATCACCAAAATGTTAAGAAAGCACGGCGTAGTCGGCAAGTTTGTCGAGTTCTACGGGCCCGGCTTGACTTCCTTAAGCCTCCCGGACAGGGCAACGATTTCAAATATGGCTCCGGAATACGGGGCAACGCTCGGGATTTTCCCGCCTGACATGGAGACCTTAAACTACCTGAGGAGAACGGGCAGGAGCGATGAGCAGGTTGACCTTGTGAAAAAGTACCTGGAAGCACAGGACCTTCTTTACTCTATCCACAAACCTGAACCTCTTTTCAGCAGCACTATCGATCTTGATATGGGGACTGTAAAGCCCTGCCTCGCAGGACCAAAACGCCCTCAGGACCAGCTCTTCCTGAACGAAGTTTCTGAAAATTTCCGGGAAACAATGAGGCAGACCTTTATAACAAAGAAAGACGGAGGCGTTGAACTTGCAAGAGACTCTGCTTATCTGCGCTGGCTGGGAGAAGGAGGAGCACCTGTAGAAGAATCCGAAGCATTGGGTAAGGAAGATGCAACAAAGGTTGACTCCAATGAGGGAGACTTCAGGGTCACACATGGTTCAGTAGTGATAGCAGCTATCACTTCCTGTACAAATACCTCCAACCCATCGGTCCTCATAGGAGCCGGGCTGCTCGCAAAAAAAGCTGTTGAAAGGGGGCTGAGGGTTAAACCTTTTGTGAAAACAAGCCTGTCTCCGGGCTCAAGAGTGGCTACTGAGTACCTTGGAGCCGCAGGGCTTCTGCCCTATCTGGAAGCTCTGGGTTTCCACCAGGTTGGGTACGGCTGTACGACCTGTATAGGAAACAGCGGGCCTCTGCCCGAACATGTTGCAAAGGAAATTGAAGAAAAAGACCTTACAGTTGCAGCCGTACTCAGCGGAAACAGGAACTTCGAGGGCAGGATCAACCCCCATGTAAAAGCAAACTACCTTGCCTCCCCTCCGCTTGTTGTTGCATATGCAATCGCAGGTACGGTGAACATAAACTTCGAAACTGATCCCCTGGCTTATGATCCGAACGGGCTCCCTGTTTATCTTAGAGACATCTGGCCCGGAGACGAAGAGATAAGGGAATCTGAAAAGAACAGCGTTAAGCCGTCAATGTTCAAAAAAGAGTACTCCGGGGTTCTGGAAGGCGCAAAACTCTGGAAAGAGCTGGATGTGCCTGAGGGCACCCTTTATGCCTGGAGCCCGACCTCCACCTACATTCAGGAGCCACCCTATTTTGTGGATTTCCCGTTGACTTTGCCTCCGCTGGGAGATATCCAAAATGCCAGGGTTCTTGCTCTTTTCGGAGACAGCATCACTACAGACCACATCTCCCCTGCAGGGGATATTCCGGCAGACGGCCCTGCTGGCAGATATCTTATATCCTGGGGTGTAGACCGGAAAGATTTCAACTCCTATGGCTCGCGTCGGGGCAACCATGAAGTAATGATGCGCGGGACTTTCGCGAACATCCGGCTCAGGAACAGGCTCGTAACCAGGGAAGGAGGTTGGACTGTCTACCACCTCAAAGGAGAAGACTTCCCGCCCGAGTCCGTCGAGGGAATCCCGATCTATGATGCTTCTCTGCTCTATGCGGAAAATAATGTTCCTCTGATTGTTCTCGCAGGAAAAGAGTACGGAACAGGCAGTTCCCGCGACTGGGCAGCAAAAGGGACCTTTCTCCTTGGAGTAAAGGCGGTTATTGCCGAGTCCTTTGAGCGCATTCACAGAAGCAACCTTGTGGGTATGGGAGTTCTCCCCCTACAGTTTAAGGACAGGGAAAATGCAGATACTCTTGGTCTCACAGGAAAGGAAAGCTACGATATCCTCGGCATTGAAAAAATGGAGCCCCACGGAGAGCTTACCGTAAGGACAAAGGACGATAAAGGAAGAGAAACAGAGTTTAAGGTGGCATTGAGGCTGGACTCTGCTGTGGAAATTGAGTATTACAAGAATGGTGGGATTTTACATAAGTTCCTGCGGGATTCGGTGACGAAAAAATAA
- a CDS encoding aldolase has product MAFFLYISHKMWQEMAKYGRKLVEHGLVESNFGNISVRAGDKMLITRSGTALDEITDDNVVEVEIQDTSSLDIIASSETVVHREIYRQTSALAIIHAHCPYAVVESLLAGTGEVIVPVDSEGQYFLGNIPVVGGGIGSPELAENLADALSKHKGAVVYSHGTFAPGRTLGEAYIVTTQLEHSCRVKYLYELAAIKK; this is encoded by the coding sequence ATGGCATTCTTTCTCTATATCTCGCATAAGATGTGGCAGGAAATGGCAAAATACGGGCGCAAGCTGGTAGAACATGGGCTTGTGGAATCAAATTTTGGAAACATCAGTGTCAGAGCCGGGGATAAGATGCTTATTACCCGGAGTGGAACTGCCCTTGACGAGATCACCGACGATAATGTTGTTGAGGTCGAAATTCAGGATACTTCATCCCTGGACATAATTGCGTCTTCCGAGACTGTAGTGCACAGGGAGATCTACAGGCAGACCTCTGCCCTTGCAATAATTCACGCCCACTGCCCTTATGCAGTTGTGGAGTCCCTGCTTGCCGGAACCGGGGAGGTGATTGTTCCTGTGGATAGCGAAGGTCAGTATTTCCTTGGGAATATCCCGGTGGTCGGCGGCGGGATAGGGAGCCCGGAGCTTGCCGAAAACCTGGCAGACGCTCTTTCGAAACATAAGGGTGCTGTGGTTTACAGCCATGGGACTTTTGCCCCTGGAAGAACCCTGGGAGAGGCTTATATTGTGACCACGCAGCTTGAGCACTCCTGCAGAGTAAAGTACCTTTATGAGCTTGCAGCCATAAAAAAATGA
- the mtrH gene encoding tetrahydromethanopterin S-methyltransferase subunit H: protein MFKFDKKQEVYEIGGVKFGGQPGENPTVLVSTMFYARHKIVTDEDKGLFDRAAAETLWNTQVSMSDATGNPYVNQIVGETPEAIKNYIDWFVGIDNKTPFLIDSSAGDVRAFAAKYCTEIGVANRAIHNSINASIEQAEMDVLAESDVEAAIVLAFNATDPSVKGKMDILEVGGSGQTKGMLQVAKECGIKIPLVDVAAMPLGAGSGATIRSIPTIKGKLGLPVGGGFHNMASAWDWLRKFKKTQPDPKAIYMPTDIGTNLVAQIAGSDFLLYGPIENVNQIFPAVAMVDIMLGETAKELGVEITDLDNHPVTKLT from the coding sequence CCGGGCGAAAACCCAACCGTGTTAGTCAGTACCATGTTCTATGCAAGGCACAAGATTGTGACCGATGAGGACAAAGGTCTCTTTGACAGAGCCGCTGCAGAAACCCTGTGGAACACCCAGGTGTCAATGAGCGACGCCACAGGAAACCCCTATGTAAACCAGATTGTGGGTGAAACCCCCGAAGCAATCAAGAACTACATCGATTGGTTCGTTGGGATCGACAACAAGACCCCATTCCTGATCGACTCCTCAGCCGGAGACGTGCGTGCATTTGCAGCCAAGTACTGTACTGAAATCGGAGTTGCAAACAGGGCAATCCACAACTCCATTAATGCAAGTATTGAACAGGCAGAAATGGACGTGCTCGCAGAGAGCGATGTGGAAGCCGCAATAGTTCTGGCTTTTAACGCAACCGACCCATCTGTAAAAGGGAAAATGGATATCCTTGAAGTTGGCGGTTCCGGACAGACTAAAGGTATGCTCCAGGTAGCCAAGGAATGCGGAATAAAGATTCCCCTTGTCGACGTTGCTGCAATGCCCCTCGGTGCAGGCTCAGGCGCAACAATCCGCTCAATCCCCACCATTAAGGGCAAGCTCGGCCTGCCTGTAGGCGGTGGATTCCACAACATGGCATCCGCATGGGACTGGCTCCGGAAATTCAAGAAAACCCAGCCTGACCCAAAGGCAATCTACATGCCTACGGACATTGGTACCAATCTCGTAGCCCAGATTGCAGGTTCTGACTTCCTGCTCTACGGTCCTATTGAGAACGTCAACCAAATCTTCCCTGCTGTAGCCATGGTAGACATCATGCTTGGTGAAACCGCAAAGGAACTTGGCGTCGAGATCACTGACCTGGACAACCACCCGGTCACCAAACTGACGTAA